A single genomic interval of Trichosurus vulpecula isolate mTriVul1 chromosome 6, mTriVul1.pri, whole genome shotgun sequence harbors:
- the LOC118852996 gene encoding high affinity immunoglobulin epsilon receptor subunit beta-like, whose translation MSLSPSQPVEDPTKEDIQKEEVKQLKSPSPPRSKLEAFLRKELEFLGAAQTMIGLICFFFGVIHKFILNFLKHKKDLFSTFHMGYPIWGGLLFTISGFLLIASERKGTKCLVQSSLVMAILSSVVAGIGIWIIWSDLKQISSIFYQCQNQQTGDFCFAVTFLTETAVMVLFLTVLELGIGILLSVNEIIGKIVETWIAKHRKTHHEAFYEELPIYYPITENVELLRQGSVSIGPKDTSESRESLHSRIYQSPEELQKT comes from the exons ATGAGCTTATCACCTAGCCAGCCTGTGGAGGATCCCACTAAAGAAGACATCCAGAAGGAGGAAGTAAAGCAACTAAAATCTCCTTCCCCACCACGGAGCAAGCTGGAAGCATTCTTGAGAAAGGAACTGGAATTCCTGGGG GCAGCACAGACCATGATTGGCCTTATCTGCTTCTTCTTTGGAGTAATTCATAAATTCATTCTGAATTTTCTAAAACATAAGAAGGACCTTTTCTCAACCTTTCACATGGGCTATCCAATATGGGGAGGATTACTG TTCACCATTTCTGGATTTCTGTTGATTGCATCTGAAAGAAAAGGCACCAAATGTCTG GTACAAAGCAGCCTGGTGATGGCCATTCTCAGTTCTGTGGTCGCAGGAATTGGGATATGGATTATCTGGTCTGATCTGAAGCaaatatcttctattttttatcaATGCCAGAATCAACAAACTGGAGATTTTTGCTTTGCAGTTACTTTTTTAACT GAAACTGCAGTCATGGTCTTATTCCTCACTGTCCTGGAATTGGGAATTGGTATATTACTCTCTGTCaatgaaataattggaaaaatagtgGAAACATGGATTGCAAAG CATCGCAAAACTCACCATGAAGCTTTTTATGAAGAATTACCCATTTATTACCCAATCACTGAAAATGTAGAGCTACTGAGACAAGGGTCTGTATCCATTGGCCCAAAAGATACAAGTGAATCCAGGGAGTCACTTCATTCAAGAATATATCAATCACCAGAAGAGCTCCAGAAAACTTAG